The window TCTGAGTATTTCAATACTCAGGCATCATTTGTTTAAATGGTGTTAGGTTTAGCAGATGGTCGAGTGCAAGGCAGTCATCGCACATGCTAGAGTTTTCACAGCTTTCTCTCTTTTGGTGAGCCCACCTTCGTACTCGTGGGACCACAATATTTCAGTTGTATAATTTTGTATAGTGCAGACAAGCTCCGTAACTTTATTACTTTATTTGTAGCGTCATGGAGGCTCCGTAGAGGATTTATATTATCTTAGGGGAATGGGTACTCATATGACATTGCGGATGATATTTTTACTTATGTCTAGTTTATGTTTTTTTGATGAAATTTTATTGTTAATGAAGTTTATCTTATTTCTCTCATATAATATTGTAATTACTTAAATGGATTGAGCTACACGATAACGAGTTGGGGTATGTATTATGCAATATAATAAATTCTTAGCATGAAATtcaatattacagttgtggcagaaaaatatttatatttgtagcacattGTTCCATTAAAAtaagaatattaattattaatccctaaacataatcaatttgaatggaaagtcaataattctttgtacaaaaatcattcttttttttcatcttcttaattttgttttctaccgaagccaatatattttctaaatttgttccattcgttttctttttaattatctttcttaagtttttctcttccttctttcttcctttcttactATAGAGATCTTACTTCAATAATAATatacgttaatatatacaaaacgtatatataaaataatatacattgaattaacacatataacgtatacaaaaaatatacataaacaatatatcttcaattaagatgacacttagacatgtgaaatatacataaaaaatatatcttaaatttaattaagatagcatataaatatacaaaaacaatataaaaaatacatcctgaattaaaatagcacttgacatataaaatatatttaaaatatacattaaaaatatattttaaaataagatggcacttcacaaataaatatacaaaaattatatacatagaaatacattttgaattaaagtgatacttgatatacaaagtataaaagacgtataaatcaatacatcttgaatttaggtggcattcacatatgcatcagatttttaaaaatggagtgaagaagatgcATGTTGGAAAGGGAGAATGGAGATGGACAAAAAAAGTACTTCCCGTGATTAGTGAGTTAGTTAACTTATTAAATGTtgagcttaatttttataatatgcaaataatgaagaaaaaaaatgctCTTTATGGAATAAGCAAtacttttgcatttttcttttaccTCCATATACATATGTTCATTATCAGTGAACATGACGCATATTCATTCCCATTTGAATTCAATGGACTTCAAACAGATATGTAACAAAATTTTCTAATGTATTAATAATAAATTTCCTTGCGAGAGAACGCATAGCATTCTATAGGTACATAGGATCAAACGTAAAGCAACGCTCTCTTTGCAGAGTTGTAGGCGGCGCTCTATCGTATCTCATAAACCAATTCATAAGGGAGTTGATTAGAAAATCCTCTGTGTCCAAGAAGTACCTTAGCATGCCAAATTTATGTCGAAGGTACGGCTCAAGTAAGCCTTAGTTTTTCAATTAGTTTTTCAAAAGTCCCaacaaaaataaagagaaaaaagcTACAGGTTTATCTTCATTCTTTTATGATTTTCTCAAGCTTCTAAAAAACATAAAATCACAGTATCTTCATTGGAGTAGACCCCAAAGATTTcgaatatcaacatatataacaAAATATATTATCGGAAAATCTATGGGTTCACTTATATGGGGAAAAATCTATCTATGTACTATTCGGAATAGTTTAAATTTTGCCTTTCGTGGTGTTTTTGATCTATTAATATTCTTTCCATTTGTAACTTATTTCATATTTGTCTTTGTCATTAACAAGACTCTAACATGATATGTGAACTCCATGTATTCAAAATATTCGAGAGAAAGGGTCCAGTTATGCCTGTGTATTTAGAACGATTCAATTACTTTCAAGCTTTTGGTCACTTAATACTCATGTCGCTGCAAATCTTGTCGCATTTTTCCTTAACATTAATGGAGCTCAATCGTGAAATGGGTGGACTCCGTGTTTTAACATTCTTCAAGAGAACGACTCCAAATTTATGTATGTGTTACTCGAAATAGTAAAAATTTGCCTTTGTTCAACTTTTGGTCACTTGTACTTTTGTCATTAGAAAATTGTCTCGTATGTGTTCTTGTCATTAATAAAGCTTCAAGAAATTTGTGGAAAATTTGAGTCTAAAGAAATTTTTGAGACTTTCACCTAAAAAGAAGGTAACATTAGACTAAAATTTAATGAATGAAAAGATTAAGCAATTCTGAATAGTTCTGAGCAATTTTTCTTtagaaaatacaaaaacataaaaaatttagAAATAGCGGcgctttagttgtatttagcggCACTctgataaataaaattttaagaaaataaaaaaatggaaaaaattagAAATAGCGGccctttattaaataaaatttagaaaaatttaaaaatttcggTACTTTTATTGCATTCAACCTTTCACAAGTTAGAATTTTCTTTATAAATAATCGATTATATATCTCAATAAATGTACTTTAATTTGGTAAtaaaaaatatgtaaattttgTTCATTTAAAAATACTAGTCTCTATGTTCGTGCTTTGCACGAATATATTTTGCATGCGTACCTAAAGTAATAAACTTTCAACTATTCATTATATAATACTATGTTATTGTAACTCTATTGTACCATCTATTTTTAAGTAGAAATAGAAAGGAAAATATTCAAGAAAGAGGATTTCCAGTAATATAtctaataaaatttaaattcactAACTATGGCTAAGAAGATTAATTAAAAACAGTTATCAAGTAAATTAGGGGAACTCAATCATATTCCATATACACTCTATTATTTAGGATATCATAAGTTGGTTTTCCTCTTTCGTGCCGAACTTGATCGTCATTTTCTACAAAATTCCTATTCATCGTCACTATAAAGAAAACAATATCGACATTCAAGCTGCCAATGTCAACGCAGAACAATTGATATAAATTTTCGTGTTGTTCAAAGAGTCATATTACATCGTTATGTGGAATATTCTAAATACAACAAAGTAATTTCACATCTTTCAAGTGCTTTAACTAATAAAATATTGCAGGATTGTTTTACGACATGACCTCAGGCCACACATAATAAAAGCCATATAACACAAAAGAGAGAAATAATCATAGATGTGAACTGCTTCATAACAAAGTTATACTAAAAGTTTGTATTAGCTAAAAGGTGGACAATATTTTTATAGAAtatattcataaaatataatttaatgcAATAGACTGAGATGTTACTAATATTTATAATTTAGTAACACAGACTATGAGTTACAAAGTACTACAGAGTAATATTTATTTGAGATTGGAGCACTGTATTTTAATCTAAAGAGGGTAAAGTtacttcaaagttcaaattattaattagacaattaaagtcctaaatattactATGTTTTGAGCAATAGTGGGTCAATATGTCTTTTTATAACAACAAAATATAGTAGATTATCCttaaaaacatattttttaaagGAACATGCCGTAGGTTTCTAATATAAATTTAGAATCATATCGAATAATTATGATAGATTTTTAATtctataaaaagaaataaaaaatttatcGAACTGAACTGAACAAATTTTATAGAAAAAATATGTTCTATAAATTGTTTTTCTATagtattttatatgtgttaacgATATTTTTTAGAACAAACAAATTTAGAAGCATTTATTTCAAGGTACCGTTAGTTCACTCCTActatattactttatttataaattttattacGTGAATAGTTGAAAAGCTCAAACTACATGAATGTTTAATTCCCTAACGTGTGATGCATATCACGTTGAGTCAAAAGCTTTGCAAATTGTCTGATCAATCGATGTGTATGCTAAAGGTACCGTAATTATTTTAGATCAGTATATATGTGTCTCATATTTAATTATCACGTGTTAATCATCAAAGAGTTGCATCCCATGCTATCCGGTGTATTTCTTACTAAATATTGTTTAACACTACTATTATTATTTAGATGTGTCTAGTTAGTTGGGTTTGATGAATGTCGTGGTAGAACGAATTTGAGCTAAACACCATTAAATATAGTGCCATGTTAAATTACCTCTCAAACTTTAAATTCAAGTTTTTGAATAAGTCTCGTGTCTAATATCTAATGAGAATACAATATGATAGTGAAGATGTATATAGTTGTGTAGAATCTTCTAGAATTAGTTATGTAGTCAGTTAGTTTAGGTTGTTAGTTAGCTGATACATCATCTGTATAGGTATGTGAATATACTGTACAaaaatacaagagagaaaattttcatttcatttctccCTTTCAATATTTCTCTCTCTAATACATTCAACTCCACAATCTCTTCTGCCGATTAGGGTTCATCAATTACCCCTAAAATTAATATGGTATCAGAGTAATTAATCGCGATTGCGAGTACACGACATTGATTCTGGGAGACTCTGTTAGTTCAATGATTCAATTAATAGGAGACTCTGTTAGTTCAACGATTCAATTAATAGGTGAGttataaaattgagattcaaCAATGGTGACAAAGACAGATTTGTACCATAATCATCTACTGTTCATTCATCCTTCAGACATGACGGGAGCTCCGATAATATCGATCCAGCTGACTGGTTCTGACAATTACATCACCCGGAGTCGAGCGATGAAAATCTAGCTGCTTGGGAAGTACAAGCTAGGGTTAGTCGATGGGACTCTAAAAAGGGGGGATTTTGATGCAGAACTAGGTCATCAGTGGGACCGATGTAACGCCATCATTTTAGGATAGATCATGAGCTCAGTATCAAAGGAATTGATAACAGAGATTGTGTATGCGAAGAATGCTAGAGCTGTTTGGAAAGATTTGAGGGAACGATTTGATAAGGTGAACATTTCACGAGTGTATCAGATGCATAAAGCAATAGCTACAATTACTCAAGGAGCTGATAGTGTGTTAGTGTATTTCTCCAAACTTCGTAATATCTGGAATGAGTTTGACAACATGGTGCCACCTCTATGTGATTGTGCCAAGTCTAAAAATTTCATTGAATTCATGCAAAAATATAAGGTCTTACAGTTTTTTATGGGCTTGAATAAAACCTACGAACAAGCTAGAAGCCAAATCTTGATGACTAGCCCTATACCAAG is drawn from Nicotiana tomentosiformis chromosome 12, ASM39032v3, whole genome shotgun sequence and contains these coding sequences:
- the LOC138903441 gene encoding uncharacterized protein — protein: MSSVSKELITEIVYAKNARAVWKDLRERFDKVNISRVYQMHKAIATITQGADSVLVYFSKLRNIWNEFDNMVPPLCDCAKSKNFIEFMQKYKVLQFFMGLNKTYEQARSQILMTSPIPRINKAYSMLVERESQRSVANIMTAGDVSDSAALLAGKGDKHQNYQRPKRN